From a region of the Thiorhodovibrio winogradskyi genome:
- the prsR gene encoding PEP-CTERM-box response regulator transcription factor yields MSQSAPHLLIVEDDPGLQSQLRWCFDGYRVLIAGNRAEAVAHVRKHRPSVVTLDLGLPPDPGGVSEGMSTLSEMIAIAPGTKIIVVTGNDDRSHAVKAIGLGAYDFHLKPIDAGMLKLVIDRARNLFELEAENQLLQGGSFFETPFANLITNSDNILSLCRDVEKVADTSANVLILGETGTGKELFARALHNLSSRASSRFVAVNCAAIPEQLLESELFGHEKGAFTGASGQSVGKIEHANGGTFFLDEIGDLPISLQPKLLRFLQEHVIERIGGRNEISVDLRIVSATHRNLPDLVAGGHFREDLFYRLSEVMIELPPVRERPGDAVILARAFLKRYNAHFGKSHRGFTPEAVRAIDLHAWPGNVREIEGAVKKAVAMADGPVISAEDLGLALDGIDTPETTLNLREVRKQAEKAAIQQALARADGNLSQAANLLGVTRPTLYNLLEKYGQKPIESQHPK; encoded by the coding sequence ATGAGTCAGTCAGCACCGCACTTGTTAATTGTTGAAGATGACCCTGGTTTGCAAAGTCAGCTGCGCTGGTGTTTCGATGGGTACCGTGTGTTGATTGCAGGCAACCGTGCAGAGGCTGTGGCGCATGTCCGCAAACACCGACCGAGTGTTGTCACCCTCGATCTCGGTTTGCCACCTGACCCCGGCGGAGTCAGCGAGGGCATGAGTACCCTTAGCGAAATGATTGCCATTGCTCCGGGAACAAAAATTATTGTTGTCACAGGCAATGATGATCGCTCCCACGCCGTGAAAGCCATCGGCCTGGGTGCTTACGATTTTCATCTCAAACCCATCGATGCGGGAATGCTGAAGCTGGTCATCGACAGAGCTCGCAACTTGTTTGAGCTTGAAGCCGAGAATCAGCTATTACAGGGTGGCAGTTTTTTCGAAACGCCATTTGCCAATTTAATCACGAATAGCGATAACATTTTGTCGCTCTGCCGCGATGTCGAAAAGGTTGCGGACACGAGTGCAAACGTGCTTATCCTTGGCGAAACAGGCACGGGAAAGGAGCTTTTCGCCCGCGCCTTGCATAACCTGAGTTCTCGCGCCTCATCCCGATTTGTCGCTGTGAACTGCGCCGCGATACCCGAACAGTTACTGGAAAGCGAATTATTTGGACACGAGAAAGGTGCTTTTACCGGCGCAAGTGGCCAAAGCGTGGGAAAAATCGAGCATGCGAACGGCGGGACTTTCTTTCTAGATGAAATCGGCGATTTACCTATCTCTCTTCAACCAAAACTGCTAAGATTCTTACAAGAGCATGTTATAGAAAGGATTGGTGGGAGAAATGAAATCTCGGTCGACTTGCGCATCGTCTCCGCCACCCATAGAAATCTCCCTGATCTGGTCGCTGGCGGCCACTTTCGAGAAGATCTGTTTTATCGCCTGAGCGAAGTCATGATTGAGCTCCCCCCCGTCAGAGAGCGCCCGGGAGACGCGGTTATCCTCGCACGGGCTTTCTTGAAACGATACAATGCGCACTTTGGCAAATCGCATCGCGGCTTCACCCCCGAGGCTGTCAGAGCCATTGATCTTCACGCTTGGCCTGGCAACGTCAGAGAAATCGAGGGTGCTGTTAAAAAGGCGGTTGCCATGGCGGACGGCCCCGTCATTTCCGCCGAGGATCTCGGCCTCGCCTTGGATGGAATCGATACACCAGAGACCACCCTAAATCTACGCGAGGTTCGCAAGCAGGCTGAAAAGGCTGCGATCCAGCAGGCATTGGCAAGGGCCGACGGTAACCTTTCGCAGGCGGCCAATCTTTTAGGCGTTACGCGGCCAACACTGTACAACCTGCTTGAAAAGTATGGACAAAAACCGATCG